A part of Ignavibacteriales bacterium genomic DNA contains:
- a CDS encoding ABC transporter permease, protein MYLTLFLSFRFLESRKNSNFISLISTITIGGISLGVAALIITVSILSGFENTLSQKLINFDSHIKLVSYADILPDYLNEQTKVEKLIGNSINQIVPYASKLSIISSGKIKEGVNIKGVPSASLSNYLKNNSIIGSIELTKSTTPPIVLGKKLANKLLVKPGDQITIFSLKDDRLPSQENLPTIKRFKVIGLFESGMSEFDDLFAYVNLEDAQSLFSIGNNITGYDITLANPSAIDSITKVLANNLKYPYSVHSIYEIHKNIFTWIGLQKQLIPVVLFLITFVAIFNIVGTLLLVIIEKTNEIGILKTLGSKNKSIVSIFMYYGLFISVIGIFIGNFLALTFILLQKEFNIISLPSSVYFVNSVPVDISILNFVSVSALALLLCLIASILPSYIASRISPLTSLRFS, encoded by the coding sequence ATGTACCTAACATTATTCCTTTCATTCAGATTTTTAGAATCGCGGAAAAATTCTAACTTCATTAGTTTAATTTCTACTATTACAATAGGCGGCATTAGTTTGGGTGTTGCTGCGTTAATTATAACCGTAAGCATTTTATCGGGATTTGAGAATACACTTTCACAAAAGCTTATCAATTTTGACTCTCATATCAAATTAGTTTCTTATGCGGATATTCTTCCCGACTATCTAAACGAACAGACAAAAGTAGAAAAGTTAATTGGTAATTCAATAAATCAAATTGTTCCTTACGCTTCTAAATTGTCTATCATTTCTTCCGGGAAAATTAAGGAAGGTGTAAATATTAAAGGCGTTCCATCAGCAAGTTTAAGTAATTATCTAAAAAATAATTCGATAATCGGCAGTATTGAACTTACAAAGTCCACCACCCCTCCAATCGTGCTTGGCAAAAAATTAGCGAATAAATTATTAGTTAAGCCCGGTGATCAGATTACAATATTTTCGCTTAAAGATGATAGGCTTCCATCTCAGGAAAACCTGCCAACTATTAAAAGATTCAAAGTGATTGGATTATTTGAAAGTGGTATGTCTGAGTTTGATGATCTTTTTGCTTATGTGAATCTTGAAGATGCTCAATCTCTTTTTAGCATTGGTAATAATATTACAGGCTATGATATTACCTTAGCAAATCCTTCTGCAATAGACAGCATCACTAAGGTGTTAGCGAATAACCTAAAATATCCTTATTCAGTTCACTCCATTTATGAAATTCATAAAAATATTTTTACCTGGATTGGATTGCAAAAACAATTGATCCCCGTAGTACTTTTTCTTATCACTTTTGTTGCGATATTTAACATAGTAGGCACTTTACTTTTAGTAATTATTGAGAAGACAAATGAGATTGGAATATTAAAAACTCTTGGTTCAAAAAATAAATCAATCGTATCCATTTTTATGTACTACGGTCTATTCATTTCTGTTATAGGAATTTTTATAGGAAATTTTTTAGCCTTAACATTCATTTTACTCCAGAAGGAATTTAATATTATTTCTCTCCCCTCCTCTGTATATTTTGTTAATAGTGTTCCTGTCGATATTTCAATTTTAAATTTCGTTTCAGTTTCTGCGCTTGCATTACTATTATGTCTGATCGCATCTATACTGCCAAGTTATATCGCATCCAGAATCAGTCCACTCACATCACTTAGATTCAGCTAA
- a CDS encoding ABC transporter ATP-binding protein has product MIKTILRAENLVKSYKVGKDKQLNILKGISIEIQENKITTIIGASGAGKSTLLHILSGLDKADSGDVYFFNRKFSDMKQSELAKFRNQNLGFVFQFHHLLPEFTALENVAIPLMINKISRQKSFEKSQTLLQMVGLSERVNNKPAELSGGEQQRVALARALVNDPKIILADEPTGNLDSENSESIGKLFIKIRDELKGSLVIVTHNPELVKIADQVYEMFDGKLKNN; this is encoded by the coding sequence ATGATTAAAACGATATTAAGAGCGGAAAATTTAGTAAAGTCCTATAAGGTTGGTAAGGATAAACAATTAAATATTCTAAAGGGAATATCAATTGAAATTCAGGAAAATAAAATAACAACAATTATCGGCGCCTCTGGTGCCGGGAAGAGCACTCTTCTGCACATACTTAGCGGATTGGATAAAGCCGATAGTGGCGATGTTTATTTCTTCAATAGAAAATTTTCTGATATGAAACAATCAGAACTTGCTAAATTCCGAAATCAAAATCTTGGATTCGTATTTCAGTTTCATCATCTTCTTCCTGAATTTACAGCCCTTGAAAATGTAGCAATTCCATTAATGATTAATAAAATTTCCAGACAAAAATCATTTGAAAAAAGCCAAACTTTGCTGCAGATGGTTGGCTTATCTGAAAGAGTAAATAATAAACCGGCAGAACTTTCTGGTGGGGAGCAGCAAAGAGTAGCACTAGCAAGAGCGTTAGTAAATGATCCCAAAATAATTTTAGCTGATGAACCAACAGGAAATCTTGATTCCGAGAATAGCGAGTCAATTGGGAAGTTATTTATTAAAATAAGAGATGAATTGAAGGGAAGTCTTGTAATAGTAACTCACAATCCAGAATTAGTCAAGATAGCCG
- a CDS encoding ABC transporter permease yields MNIEYFIAKRYLVSKHKLNFISIISLLSIFGITIGVAALVIVLSVFNGFEGLVQSFLMKFDPHLRLEIISENVGNNELRNVEEFLKKPEIKSFSPYISGKILCYRAGKYQIANLKGIESDKINSVYEIGSSILFGKANLNNSQLPKIVLGINLADKLQVITGDTITLVSPANIENSILNYSAPKMLNVIVIGIYSSNNNEYDQTFLFTDISTTQNLFGYANRIQGYDIKLNDPANAYQIKSELQSQINSSKFLINTWYDFHKELYNVMQIERWSAYIILSLIIAVSTFNMLGSLSMSVIEKKREIGVLFSLGLEEKSILRIFMYEGILIGIIGTIVGLLIGYFVCWLQLNYNIYPLDPTQYKINSLPIEIKISDFFFIVGASFSLTFLASLIPARKASKLNPIDSIKWE; encoded by the coding sequence ATGAACATCGAGTATTTTATAGCAAAAAGATATTTGGTATCAAAACATAAGTTAAACTTTATCTCTATAATTTCTCTGCTTTCTATTTTCGGAATTACGATTGGAGTAGCAGCATTAGTAATTGTGCTCTCAGTCTTCAATGGATTTGAAGGGCTCGTTCAATCCTTCCTTATGAAATTTGATCCTCACTTGAGATTAGAAATAATTTCTGAAAATGTTGGAAACAACGAGTTAAGAAATGTAGAAGAATTTCTTAAGAAGCCCGAAATTAAATCCTTCAGTCCTTATATCAGCGGAAAAATACTTTGCTATCGAGCAGGAAAATATCAAATAGCAAACCTAAAAGGAATCGAGTCAGATAAAATCAATTCAGTTTATGAAATTGGCAGCAGCATTCTTTTTGGAAAAGCGAATCTAAATAATTCTCAATTACCAAAAATAGTTTTAGGTATCAATCTTGCTGATAAACTTCAAGTGATCACCGGTGATACGATTACCTTAGTCTCACCGGCAAATATAGAGAATTCCATATTAAACTATTCCGCTCCAAAAATGTTAAATGTGATTGTGATCGGTATATACAGTTCTAATAATAATGAGTATGATCAGACATTTTTATTTACGGACATCTCAACCACTCAAAATTTATTCGGATATGCCAATCGCATTCAGGGATATGATATTAAACTAAATGATCCTGCTAATGCCTATCAGATTAAATCTGAATTGCAAAGTCAAATTAATTCTTCAAAATTTTTAATAAACACTTGGTACGATTTTCATAAAGAGTTGTATAATGTTATGCAAATTGAGAGATGGTCTGCTTACATAATTCTATCGCTCATTATTGCAGTCTCAACTTTTAATATGCTCGGGTCATTATCGATGTCTGTTATAGAGAAAAAAAGAGAAATCGGAGTGTTGTTCTCGTTAGGTCTGGAGGAAAAATCTATCCTCCGCATTTTTATGTATGAAGGAATTTTGATTGGCATAATCGGAACCATAGTCGGTCTTTTAATCGGTTACTTTGTTTGTTGGCTGCAATTAAATTATAACATTTATCCACTAGATCCAACACAGTATAAAATCAATTCTCTCCCAATAGAAATTAAAATTAGTGATTTCTTTTTTATAGTTGGAGCTTCATTTAGCTTAACATTTCTCGCATCCTTAATTCCGGCAAGAAAGGCTTCAAAACTTAATCCAATAGATTCAATCAAATGGGAATAA